One Castanea sativa cultivar Marrone di Chiusa Pesio chromosome 4, ASM4071231v1 DNA window includes the following coding sequences:
- the LOC142631804 gene encoding WD repeat-containing protein 55: MEIDLGKNAFDIDFHPSRDLITAGLIDGNLHLYRYSANVKPQRLLKVRAHTESCRAVRFINDGQAIVTCSPDKSILSTDVETGSAIARLEDAHSAAINRLINLSEATIATGDDEGCIKVWDTRQRTCCNTFAAHQEYVSDMYYASDSMKLLGTSGDGTLSVCNLRRNKVQAQSEFSEDELLSVVLMKNGQKVVCGSQTGTLLLYSWGCFKDCSDRFVDLSPNSVDALLKLDEDRIITGSENGLISLVGILPNRIIQPIAEHSEYPVERLAFSHNRKFLGSIAHDEMLKLWDLDELLQDSGKTLTSQDAVADGDSDEMDLEISHPKINKGTKRKSASKGTDLNGSGSFFADL, from the exons ATGGAGATAGATTTGGGAAAAAATGCTTTTGACATAGATTTCCATCCTTCGAGGGACCTCATCACTGCAGGACTCATAGATGGCAATCTTCACCTATACCGTTACAGCGCTAATGTCAAACCACAAAGGTTATTGAAAGTTCGTGCACACACAGAGTCTTGCAGAGCTGTTAGATTTATCAATGATGGGCAAG CAATTGTGACTTGTTCTCCGGACAAGTCAATTCTGTCCACAGATGTGGAGACTGGATCAGCAATTGCTCGTCTTGAAGATGCTCACAG TGCTGCAATCAACAGATTGATAAACTTGAGTGAGGCAACCATTGCCACGGGTGATGATGAAGGCTGTATCAAGGTCTGGGATACCAGACAGCGTACTTGCTGCAATACTTTTGCTGCTCATCAAGAATACGTTTCAGATATGTATTATGCATCTGATTCCATGAAACTCTTGGGAACTAG TGGAGATGGAACTCTGTCTGTTTGCAATCTTCGAAGAAATAAA GTCCAGGCTCAGTCTGAGTTTTCTGAAGATGAATTACTTTCCGTTGTTCTCATGAAG AATGGTCAGAAAGTCGTTTGCGGATCACAAACTGGAACTTTGTTACTGTACTCCTGGGGGTGTTTCAAGGATTGCAG TGATCGCTTTGTTGATCTTTCTCCAAACTCAGTTGATGCATTGTTGAAG CTTGACGAAGATAGAATCATTACTGGATCCGAGAATGGACTCATAAG cctggTAGGCATATTACCTAATAGAATCATTCAACCAATTGCGGAGCACTCAGAGTATCCTGTGGAGCGCCTTG CCTTTTCCCACAACAGAAAGTTTCTTGGCAGCATAGCACATGATGAGATGTTGAAG CTATGGGATTTAGATGAGTTATTGCAAGATTCTGGAAAAACTCTAACAAGTCAAGATGCTGTGGCAGACGGTGATAGTGATGAGATGGATTTGGAAATTAGCCATCCAAAGATTAACAAAG GTACCAAGAGAAAAAGTGCAAGTAAAGGAACTGATTTGAACGGTTCAGGCAGTTTCTTTGCTGATTTGTAG
- the LOC142630631 gene encoding serine/threonine-protein kinase-like protein ACR4: protein MGYLVGDFLNRVMNMNTWRAGFLVELMVLSDLLWLVSGLGSMSSIAISYGEKGPVFCGLKSDGSHLVTCYGANSAIIYGTPAHFPFMGLTAGDGFVCGLLADSNQPYCWGSSGYIQMGVPQPMIKGSEYLEISAGDYHLCGLRKPLTGRHRNTSLVDCWGYNMTKNYVFDGQLESISAGSEFSCGLFSQNRTAFCWGDDTSSQVVSSIPNNMRFQKIAAGGYHVCGILEGVNSRAFCWGRSLNIEEEISVAYAGQGNVDSAPNVPMLSVVGGKFHACGIKSYDRGVTCWGFIIKPSTPSPSGTMVYEIAAGDYFTCGILAEKSLAPICWGLGFPTSLPIAVSPGLCKPTPCAPGSYEVSHENAPCKSPNSRVCMPCSNGCPSEMYQSSECTLKSDRQCAYNCSGCFSAECFSNCTSNANGINGKKNERFLSLQWPVIVAEIAFAVFLVSIVSLTAVLYVRYKLRNCQCSGKGSKTKKNNGGGSAFQKDTSKIRPDLEELKIRRAQMFTYEELERATDGFKEETLVGKGSFSCVFKGILKDGTVVAVKRAITSPNKQKNSNEFHTELDLLSRLNHAHLLNLLGYCEESGERLLVYEFMAHGSLHQHLHGKNKALKEQLDWIRRVTIAVQAARGIEYLHGYACPPVIHRDIKSSNILIDEEHNARVADFGLSLLGPADSSSPLAELPAGTLGYLDPEYYRLHYLTTKSDVYSFGVLLLEILSGRKAIDMQYEEGNIVEWAVPLIKSSDLNAILDPALKPPSDLDALKRIANVACKCVRMRGKERPSMDKVTTALERALAQLMGSPSNEQPILPTEVVLGSSRLHKKSSQRSSNRSVSETEVPEAEDQRFEFRAPSWITFPSVTSSQRRKSSVSDADVDGKNSEAKNQGNTGSGVGDGLRSLEEEIGPASPQESLFLQHNF from the coding sequence ATGGGGTATTTGGTAGGAGATTTCCTCAATAGGGTAATGAATATGAACACTTGGAGAGCTGGATTTCTGGTGGAACTTATGGTTTTATCGGATTTATTGTGGTTAGTTTCAGGTTTAGGTTCCATGTCTTCCATTGCCATTTCTTATGGTGAGAAAGGTCCTGTTTTCTGTGGTTTAAAATCAGATGGATCACATCTTGTAACCTGTTATGGAGCAAACTCTGCTATAATCTATGGAACTCCAGCTCATTTTCCATTTATGGGACTAACAGCTGGTGATGGCTTTGTCTGTGGGCTTCTAGCCGATTCAAACCAACCTTATTGTTGGGGTAGCAGTGGTTATATCCAAATGGGTGTTCCTCAGCCCATGATAAAAGGATCTGAGTACTTGGAAATCAGTGCAGGCGATTACCATTTATGCGGCTTGAGGAAACCCTTAACCGGAAGGCACAGAAACACTTCTTTGGTTGATTGCTGGGGCTATAACATGACTAAAAACTATGTGTTTGATGGACAGCTTGAGTCAATTTCAGCTGGTTCTGAATTTAGTTGTGGTTTGTTTTCTCAGAATAGAACTGCTTTCTGTTGGGGCGATGACACTAGTAGCCAGGTGGTGAGCTCAATTCCTAATAACATGAGGTTTCAGAAGATTGCAGCTGGTGGATATCATGTTTGTGGTATTTTAGAGGGGGTAAATTCTAGAGCTTTTTGTTGGGGAAGGAGCTTGAACATTGAGGAAGAAATCTCTGTGGCCTATGCGGGTCAAGGAAATGTAGACTCGGCTCCAAATGTTCCAATGCTTTCTGTTGTGGGGGGAAAGTTTCATGCTTGTGGAATTAAGAGCTACGATCGTGGAGTTACTTGTTGGGGTTTCATCATCAAACCAAGCACCCCGTCTCCTAGTGGCACTATGGTTTATGAAATTGCTGCTGGGGATTACTTCACTTGTGGAATTCTTGCTGAGAAATCTCTGGCACCCATTTGTTGGGGTCTTGGATTTCCTACTTCTCTTCCAATAGCTGTCTCCCCTGGACTCTGCAAGCCTACTCCATGTGCTCCCGGTTCCTATGAAGTTAGTCATGAGAATGCCCCTTGCAAGTCTCCTAATTCTCGCGTTTGCATGCCATGCAGCAATGGCTGCCCTTCTGAAATGTATCAAAGTTCTGAATGCACTTTGAAATCTGATAGGCAGTGTGCTTATAACTGTTCAGGTTGTTTCTCAGCTGAATGCTTCTCAAATTGTACTTCAAATGCCAATGGCATTAATGGAAAGAAGAATGAAAGGTTTTTGTCACTGCAATGGCCAGTTATTGTTGCAGAGATTGCCTTTGCTGTTTTCTTAGTGAGTATTGTGTCTTTAACTGCAGTTTTATATGTACGCTACAAGTTACGGAATTGTCAGTGCTCAGGGAAAGGATCAAAGACCAAGAAGAATAATGGGGGTGGTTCTGCATTCCAAAAAGATACCAGCAAGATCCGTCCTGACTTGGAAGAGCTGAAGATAAGGAGAGCTCAGATGTTCACTTATGAGGAACTTGAGAGAGCCACTGATGGGTTTAAAGAAGAAACCCTTGTGGGGAAGGGAAGTTTTTCCTGTGTTTTCAAAGGGATTTTGAAAGATGGGACAGTAGTCGCGGTTAAAAGGGCTATTACATCTCCGAACAAGCAAAAGAATTCAAATGAGTTTCATACAGAACTCGATCTACTTTCAAGGTTGAACCATGCCCATTTGCTGAATTTACTTGGATATTGTGAAGAAAGTGGTGAAAGGCTTCTTGTTTATGAGTTCATGGCTCATGGATCCTTGCATCAACATCTTCATGGGAAAAACAAGGCCCTGAAGGAGCAACTGGATTGGATTCGAAGGGTCACGATTGCTGTCCAAGCAGCACGGGGGATTGAATACTTGCACGGTTATGCTTGCCCACCTGTAATTCACCGAGACATTAAGTCTTCAAACATCCTCATCGATGAAGAACACAATGCCCGAGTAGCTGATTTTGGTTTATCATTATTGGGACCTGCTGATAGTAGCTCCCCACTGGCTGAGCTACCAGCAGGAACTCTTGGGTATCTTGATCCTGAGTACTACAGGCTTCACTACCTTACAACCAAATCCGATGTCTATAGCTTTGGTGTTCTGCTATTGGAGATTCTTAGCGGCAGGAAAGCCATTGATATGCAATATGAAGAAGGGAATATAGTTGAGTGGGCGGTTCCTTTGATTAAATCCAGTGACTTAAATGCAATTCTGGATCCCGCTTTGAAGCCTCCTTCTGATCTTGATGCCCTGAAAAGGATTGCAAATGTGGCTTGTAAATGTGTGAGAATGAGAGGGAAGGAGAGGCCATCAATGGATAAAGTGACAACAGCTTTGGAGCGGGCGCTTGCACAGCTAATGGGTAGTCCAAGCAATGAGCAACCAATTTTGCCTACTGAGGTAGTATTGGGAAGTAGTAGATTGCACAAGAAGTCCTCTCAAAGATCTTCGAATCGGTCTGTCTCAGAAACTGAGGTGCCAGAAGCTGAGGATCAAAGGTTTGAGTTTAGAGCACCTTCATGGATAACTTTTCCTAGTGTTACTTCTTCCCAGAGGAGGAAGTCATCAGTCTCAGATGCAGACGTTGATGGGAAAAACTCAGAAGCAAAAAATCAGGGAAATACAGGAAGTGGTGTTGGTGATGGGTTGAGGAGTTTGGAGGAAGAGATTGGTCCTGCTTCTCCTCAAGAGAGCTTGTTCTTGCAGCACAATTTCTAA